The proteins below are encoded in one region of Chrysemys picta bellii isolate R12L10 chromosome 4, ASM1138683v2, whole genome shotgun sequence:
- the LOC101952954 gene encoding DNA topoisomerase 1-like: MMEEEIWKWWEEEPKYEDGIKWTSLRHNGPAFPPPYERLPDNIKFYYNEETVTLNSEAEEVASLYAKMLDHALTKDETFCKNFFTDWKNTMSPEVKEVITALDQCDFREMAAYYKRKKTNEKVQQEFGYFFLDGHKQRIGNYNISPPSLFVGRNSPNRGKLKKKILPEDVTINCSKKETPEPPPGQRWGQVQHNPAVIWLASWKESPPGKVKYMMPHASSKLMGEKDWKKYEVVRSLKHHRDQIQEQYRKDWDSEDKSLRQRGVVLYLIDKFGFRVGNKTKEGMTANTFGCCSLRVKHVTLHEDQKGETKKVEFNFMGKSSVLYKKTVPVEEKVFRNLQQFKEEKGERGEADLFDQVNFQVLNMYLKGLKKGLTTKVFRTLNACITMEQQLKNLTDHDIKNKVSSFNEANRKVAELLNHQRTKTELHCFELQDQIEASRDELSMLKIKLERATQDSNTEELRNDVKRKEDELRKLDVKSRMEENKQLNLNSSKLYYIDPRIIVAWCIKWGVPVEEIYTEAQRDKFAWAIHMNNENFEF; encoded by the coding sequence ATGATGGAGGAGGAAATATGGAAATGGTGGGAGGAGGAACCGAAGTATGAAGATGGCATCAAATGGACGTCCCTGAGACACAATGGTCCAGCATTTCCTCCCCCCTACGAACGACTGCCCGACAATATCAAGTTTTATTACAATGAGGAGACTGTGACACTCAATTCGGAAGCAGAAGAGGTTGCCAGCCTTTATGCCAAAATGCTGGACCATGCGCTGACCAAAGATGAGACCTTTTGCAAAAACTTCTTCACTGACTGGAAGAACACTATGTCACCGGAGGTGAAGGAGGTCATTACTGCTTTGGATCAATGTGATTTTAGAGAGATGGCTGCCTActacaaaagaaagaaaaccaaTGAAAAAGTACAACAGGAATTTGGCTATTTTTTCTTGGATGGCCACAAACAGAGAATTGGGAACTATAACATCAGCCCCCCTAGCTTGTTTGTTGGAAGGAACTCACCCAACCGGGGAAAGCTGAAGAAGAAGATCCTGCCAGAAGATGTCACCATCAACTGCAGCAAGAAAGAGACTCCTGAGCCCCCGCCAGGACAGCGCTGGGGACAAGTTCAGCATAACCCTGCAGTTATTTGGCTGGCCTCTTGGAAAGAGAGCCCCCCGGGAAAAGTCAAATACATGATGCCACATGCCAGCTCTAAACTGATGGGAGAAAAGGACTGGAAGAAGTATGAAGTTGTCCGAAGCCTGAAGCACCACAGAGACCAGATTCAGGAACAGTACCGCAAGGACTGGGATTCTGAGGACAAGTCGCTGCGGCAGCGGGGGGTTGTGCTTTACTTAATTGACAAGTTTGGATTCAGAGTAGGTAATAAAACTAAAGAAGGGATGACGGCCAATACTTTTGGGTGCTGCTCCCTCAGAGTGAAGCATGTGACACTACATGAAGACCAGAAAGGAGAAACAAAAAAGGTTGAGTTTAATTTCATGGGTAAAAGTTCCGTCCTATACAAAAAAACAGTGCCAGTGGAAGAGAAGGTGTTTAGGAATCTCCAGCAGTTtaaggaggagaagggggagagaggtgaagcggATCTATTTGATCAAGTGAATTTTCAGGTGCTGAATATGTATCTTAAAGGTTTAAAGAAGGGCTTGACAACAAAGGTCTTTCGAACACTCAATGCCTGCATAACAATGGAACAGCAACTGAAAAATCTCACTGATCATGACATCAAGAACAAGGTCTCGTCCTTCAACGAAGCCAACAGAAAAGTCGCAGAACTCCTCAACCACCAGCGGACAAAAACGGAACTGCATTGCTTTGAGCTACAAGATCAAATTGAGGCCAGCAGAGATGAACTTTCTATGTTAAAGATAAAGCTAGAGCGAGCCACGCAAGACAGCAACACAGAAGAGCTCAGGAATGATGTGAAGAGAAAAGAAGACGAACTGAGGAAATTGGATGTGAAGAGCAGGATGGAGGAAAACAAGCAGCTAAACTTGAACAGCTCCAAACTGTACTATATAGACCCAAGGATCATTGTGGCATGGTGTATAAAATGGGGAGTTCCAGTGGAGGAAATCTACACCGAAGCCCAACGTGATAAATTTGCCTGGGCCATTCACATGAACAATGAGAACTTTGAATTCTAG